The Deltaproteobacteria bacterium genome contains the following window.
CCAGGATCAAGGCCGGGTCTAGATTATACTCTCCGGCCTTTTGACAGGCAAAAGTCAGATACGACAGGGGATAGGTCAGGCGGCGAGCTTTAAACTTCTCCTTATGAGAGGAGGCTGTCCATAATGAAGCATACTTTTCATGAAGCTTGACGTATTGATAATAATGGCCCCTTTCTGCCAGGTAAGCACTCACAAAAACATACAACTGGCGCCGGGCTCGTTTTAGTTCCTTATCTCGTCTTTTCTTCTGTGGTCTGGTCAGGATTGTGGCATTCTGTCTTTTTTCAGAAGGAATCAACTCCAGGATGTCTGCAGCTTCTTTCACGGCCAGATCAAGCGTGCCAGCCGCAGCCAGGTTTTTCAACCTGGCTAACACCAGATTCAGTTTAGCTGAAGCATGAGGCACTCGTTTAAGATTTATGATCTGTGCGCGTTCAGCCCAGAGATCATGAGGCCAAAAGCTCGGTTCCGGACTAGAAGGCAGAAAATTATCTTTTGGAGAGACTGACACGCAAGCTGGTTGGAAAATTTCGTTGAATTTTAAACTTTCAGGTGGTCTGAGGTCAGTAGTGCCCGGATGAACCGACCACCTTCCCTGGGGCCTGATTTGGCGGAGGCGCTCCAGGGACAGGATGCGATAATAATCATGATTCTGCCCGATGGCTAAAGCCAGGTAATGTTCCACAGCCTTGGGCTGACGATCCATGTGCTCCAGAGTCCGCGCCAACCAATAGCGTGCCGCCTGACCGCTAGCGCGCCTCGGATATTTACGGTTCAGAGTAAAAAAACGTTCTGCCGCCATCTTCCAGGCGTGATGCCGGTAGTAATACCAGGCTACGTACCACAGAATGTCGTCGGCCAGACGTCCCTGGCGGACCCATTTACGGATGCGGCGCCAGGCCTCTTCAGCCCTGGCTATTTTATCAGCCTTAAGGAAAAGGGCCCCAGCCAAAAAGTAGGCTGCATCGGCCTCCTTTTTACTAGTGGCGGTCTGGCCGGATAGTACAAAGGCACTGGCAGCCTCCTCAAATAGACCCTGTCTGCTGAGACACCTGGCATACCGCCCCCACAGTTCAGCCTTATACTTTACCGTAGCAGACTGAGCCGCGCCGTAAAAGTGCCTTTGGGCATGATCAAGCTGGTTTAAATATAATAACGCCCGACCCTTTTCAAGGGCCAACTCGTCCAGGTACTCAGAAGAACCTCCCTGGGCCAGCAGATGCTCGGTCAGGGCCAGCGCTTCTTTTAGACGCCACTCCTGGAACAGGAGACGAACCACTTCGAGGTAAAGGACTTCCTTATTAGCTTCGATCAAGCTCAACCACAGAAGCTCCTTGTACTTTGCAGACGCCTCGGACCGGACGGTTGCAGAACGCGCGTGTTTCATGGCCTTCTGAAAAGCGGTTCGCGCCGCGTCCATCTTGCCTCGGTTCTCCAAAGCGCGAGCCAGTCCCAGGTAGACCTCCCCTGCCTGATCATTTGGCGTAAGCCTGTAAAACCCTTTAATAGCCTGATCCGTCCGGCCCTGATGGACAAGAGATTCGACCTTGAGCAAGCGAGCCTGATGATTCAGGATTCCGTCAGGGTAAAGATTGATATAACTGCTAAACTGGACTCGGGCCTTTGGCCACCTCTTCAGGCCGAACAGGGCGTGGGCCTGATAGTAAAGAACGTAACTTTTCAGACCGGAAAGCACCCCAATGTTCCTGGGAAAAGCCTTTAACACCACATCATGTTGACCAAGCCTGCTCGCGATCACTCCCCTCAAAAAACGGATAAGGCGGTTCTGTCGAACGGTCAGTTTAAGACAATAGATTTTGTCAAGCAGCTCAGCCGCCTCCTGAAGGCGGCCGCGATGATAGAGCCTGACGGCTAGTTCGAAGTCGTCCCAGGAAACCGGTTGAGGTAATGAAAATGATGGAGAGGCAGCGAGAGAAGGGGTTGAAATGGCGGACTTTTGAAGATCATAGGCAAAGAGGGGAGTAGATCTTCCTGTAAGCGTCAAAGGCAGGAGGATCAAGAAACAATAGACTATTACTCGCCGGAAACTACTTGCAGTGATACGAGTCTCTCCCATTAAGTGGCGGTTATTTGATCTTACAAACCCGAGGAATCCTTGTCAAACCAAATAAAAAGGGGTTCATCCTGTTTCCCTGACAAGAAATATCCCGGGATCAATTCATGGGCGCAGATCACTACTATCCGGTTAAAAGTCAAATAATGTCAGTTGGCTGCCAGAAGCCTCCTCTATGATTTTATCGTAGGAGGCTGTCAACACCCCCTCGACAGTGGCCATTTCGGAATGGCCGAATTCTTCTAAAATTGAGTTCAAATCAATCACGGCTTTCAGACCATATAACTAGTTGTTATGGTATTGCTTATAGAGCTTGTGAAAAATAACACCCGGACAGTAGTGAAAAATTATATTTATTCCGGACCGAGGTATCGTTTGATTCCAAAAGCGGCCTCTCTTCCATCCCTTAAGGCCCAAACGACCAGACTTGAGCCTCTGACTATATCTCCGCCGGCAAAAACTCCACTAACACTGGTCATCTGATGTGAATTAACCTTTATCCTGTTCATAGCGTCCGTCTCTATATTAGTTTCTTTGATAAAAGCGGGAAGTTCAGTCACAAACCCAAAAGAAATGATAACGAGGTCAGTCTTGAGTGTCTTTTTCCTTGTAAAAATTTCCTTGAATAAAATCCGGCCGTTTTCATCCGCAACGGCACAATCTACGCCAACAAACTGGACCTCCTTCACATTTCCGTCCTTGCCTAAATTAAATCTTTCGGGTGTAAAACTTTCAACCATCTTTACCCCTTCTTCCATGGCATTGACATATTCCCGTTTGCTGCCAGGGCGTTTTTCCTCGGATTCTCTATAGACGCAGGTGACTTCACGGGCGCCCCTTCTGACAACCGCTCTGGCGCAATCAACAGCGGTATCGCCGCCTCCGAGAATAAGGACCTTTTTCCCTTTTACATCAACAGCAGGTCCGAGACCCGGCTGGTTTATGCTGCTAAGGAATTGATAAGCCGTTGTAACGTTTGCGGCGTTTCTTTCTATCGTTTTCGGGATATCAATCTCTTTCTTTGCTCCAATTCCAATAAAAAAGGCTTTATACTCGGCTTTTTCCAATTCTTTCAGGGTTACATCCTTGCCGACCTCACAATTACTTGTAAATCGGACACCTCTTTCTTCAAGGGTCTTAACCTGTCTGGTAATAAGTTGTTTATCCAGTTTAAAGGAGGGGATACCGTAAAAAAGGAGTCCTCCCGGGGAGGCGTCCTTTTCAAATACAGTGGGTGAATATCCGAGCCGGCTCAAGTAATCCGCACATGCCAGCCCGGCCGGTCCCGAACCTATGATTGCAACCTTGATGTCATTTTTACCAATTGATTGCTTGATCTCATGCATGACCTCGTAATAATATACCCCGGAAATGAACCGCTCCGCCTCGCGAACAGTTACCGACTCATATTGATCTTTCAGGACACAGCCTTCTTCACATAACATGTCAGAAGGACAGACTCTTCCAGTCACATCTGGCATGGGATTGGTTTCATAGGCAGTTCTCGATGCTTCAATGAGCGCTCCGTCTTCCAGCATCTCCATCCAGACAGGTATACTGTTTGTCAAAGGACACGCATCCGTGCATACAGGAATACCGCAGTTGACGCATCGCGAAGCCTGGGCGATCAGGTCTTTTGGCATATGCGGCCGGTATATATCGCCAAAATCCTTAATCCTTAAAATAACGCTTCTCTTTGGAGGATCTTGCCTGTTTATCTTATCAAAATAGTATTCAGGTTTACCCATTTAATCACCTCTTTTAATTACCAGGGCTGCGGCTTTTCCTGTTTGATCGGGTCCACATAAATAGCGTCCGTCGGGCATTCCAGCTCACAGTTAAAACAGGTCATACAATCATTTTGATATCTTATCTCGGCTT
Protein-coding sequences here:
- a CDS encoding glutamate synthase subunit beta, with translation MGKPEYYFDKINRQDPPKRSVILRIKDFGDIYRPHMPKDLIAQASRCVNCGIPVCTDACPLTNSIPVWMEMLEDGALIEASRTAYETNPMPDVTGRVCPSDMLCEEGCVLKDQYESVTVREAERFISGVYYYEVMHEIKQSIGKNDIKVAIIGSGPAGLACADYLSRLGYSPTVFEKDASPGGLLFYGIPSFKLDKQLITRQVKTLEERGVRFTSNCEVGKDVTLKELEKAEYKAFFIGIGAKKEIDIPKTIERNAANVTTAYQFLSSINQPGLGPAVDVKGKKVLILGGGDTAVDCARAVVRRGAREVTCVYRESEEKRPGSKREYVNAMEEGVKMVESFTPERFNLGKDGNVKEVQFVGVDCAVADENGRILFKEIFTRKKTLKTDLVIISFGFVTELPAFIKETNIETDAMNRIKVNSHQMTSVSGVFAGGDIVRGSSLVVWALRDGREAAFGIKRYLGPE
- a CDS encoding ferredoxin family protein translates to MIESINEELCFGCGNCDLGCPMDVIYMNHETKKAEIRYQNDCMTCFNCELECPTDAIYVDPIKQEKPQPW
- a CDS encoding transglycosylase SLT domain-containing protein yields the protein MGETRITASSFRRVIVYCFLILLPLTLTGRSTPLFAYDLQKSAISTPSLAASPSFSLPQPVSWDDFELAVRLYHRGRLQEAAELLDKIYCLKLTVRQNRLIRFLRGVIASRLGQHDVVLKAFPRNIGVLSGLKSYVLYYQAHALFGLKRWPKARVQFSSYINLYPDGILNHQARLLKVESLVHQGRTDQAIKGFYRLTPNDQAGEVYLGLARALENRGKMDAARTAFQKAMKHARSATVRSEASAKYKELLWLSLIEANKEVLYLEVVRLLFQEWRLKEALALTEHLLAQGGSSEYLDELALEKGRALLYLNQLDHAQRHFYGAAQSATVKYKAELWGRYARCLSRQGLFEEAASAFVLSGQTATSKKEADAAYFLAGALFLKADKIARAEEAWRRIRKWVRQGRLADDILWYVAWYYYRHHAWKMAAERFFTLNRKYPRRASGQAARYWLARTLEHMDRQPKAVEHYLALAIGQNHDYYRILSLERLRQIRPQGRWSVHPGTTDLRPPESLKFNEIFQPACVSVSPKDNFLPSSPEPSFWPHDLWAERAQIINLKRVPHASAKLNLVLARLKNLAAAGTLDLAVKEAADILELIPSEKRQNATILTRPQKKRRDKELKRARRQLYVFVSAYLAERGHYYQYVKLHEKYASLWTASSHKEKFKARRLTYPLSYLTFACQKAGEYNLDPALILAVIRAESFYHPQVVSGSNALGLMQVLPSTARKIARRLDLPGFEVNDLFEPGANIGFGAWYLAALLKEFKGQVPLALAAYNAGPFNVKRWIKQAGDVDLEEFIDQIPFTQTRGYVKKVLAYYYMYRLLYSGKTINFNLRRPLNKNHLDLVNF